The window CATTGGTTTTGGAACCCTGGCGGTATGGCTGGCCCTGGGTTTCCCCTTTGTTTATGCCCTGGAACGCATGGTGACCGTTATGGTCATTGCCTGTCCCCATGCCCTGGGTCTTGCCATCCCTTTGGTGGTGGCCATTTCCACCGCGGTATCCGCCCAAAACGGCCTATTGATCCGCAACAGGACCGCCTTTGAGGAATCCCGGAAGATATCGGCCTTGTTATTTGATAAAACGGGGACCCTGACCAAAGGTGATTTTGGCGTTACCCGAATCCAATCGGTCGATGACAACTATTCCCAGGATGAAGTCCTTCGCCTGGCAAGTGCCTTGGAACAAAGCTCGGAACACCCCATTGCCGTGGGTATCATCAAAAGGGCCCAAGAGAAAAAGGTCACCATTCCCAATCCCTTGAACTTTCATGCGATCACTGGAAAAGGGGTCGAGGCAACCGTGGAGGACAAACCGGTAAAAGTGGTCAGTCCCGGTTTTTTAAGGGACAACAACATTCCCATTCCCAAAGACGCCTATAGCGATGCCGCCGAAACCGTGGTATTTGTGTTGATCGAGGAAAAACTGGCCGGATACATTGCACTGGCCGATGAGATACGATCGGAATCCCAAGAGGCCATTCAGGTATTCAAGAAGAACGACATCAAGGTATTGATGGCCACTGGGGACAATGAAAAAACGGCCAGGGCCGTTAGCGAAAAACTCGGTTTGGATGGCTATTATGCCGAAGTGTTGCCCCACCAAAAAGTGGAAATAGTGGAAGAACTCCAACGTAAGGGCGAGTTCGTGGCCATGACCGGGGACGGTGTGAACGATGCCCCGGCCCTTGCAAAGGCCAATGTGGGCATTGCCGTTGGTTCCGGTACGGACGTTGCGGCGGAAACCGCCGACATCATCTTAGTCAACAGTAACCCCAAGGATATAGCCAATCTCATCCTGTTCGGCAAGGCCACCTACAACAAAATGATCCAGAACCTGATTTGGGCAACGGCCTATAATGTGGTCGCCATTCCGTTGGCCGCCGGTGTACTGTATTCCTCAGGGTTTGTCATGGGCCCTGCCGTCGGTGCGGTGTTCATGAGCCTGAGCACCATCATTGTGGCCATCAATGCGCAGTTGTTAAAACGTAAGATAGGAAGTAATCAGATAAAAGGATGATAGGCAAATAGAGCAATTTAGCATATAAAAGGGTGCATTCCCAATAGCAATACGGATTTTCAGTGTTCCCGCAATCCTATTAGGCCACTACGAAGAGAATACTGGATTCTGGTATTAATACTGCTGGAAGCCAGTTCCATTTTTCCTGAGGTGTACCATTCCTAATTTATTTCCTTTCTTGGTAACCATTATAACCTTTGTTATGGCAAAATTTTGTTTTCATGTTAAAGTGTATACCCTATAAGGGATTCCACTTCTCTTTATCGATAGGTCAATAGTTGAGCTCCAACCTTCTGCCTCCACGGCTTTCCAAGAGAATCAGTCTTAGATGCTCCTTATGGAATAGGACAAATTTGGGTAGCACAAGTACAAATCGTTGGGAAGTCCCGGTTTTAATAATTTTGGGTCGTTCAAAGATAAAGTGGGGTTCCAACCTGGTTTCTTGATACGAGGATCTCCGTTTCAAGCTGCCATTTATCCTTAGGGCCTCAAGGGTGCCTACTTCAAAATCAATGCCTGATCGGTTGCGCACCTCTACAACCATAAATACTTGAGCGTTTCGGTAGACCAACCTTTTCAACAGCAATCGGATTCCCTTTCTTCGCACCGATGCCAAGGCACCATTCCCATCACTTGATGGCAATCCCCTTAAAAGAGGAAATCGAGCTGTGTGGGAAGCCAAGGAATCCCCTTTTTTTCCAGGTAATGGCTGTACTGGACCAATGCTATGCGCCTTGTCCACAAAAAAATGGGTTTGGGCAACGTTTTCCCTATAGGCCACCTTAAATTCATATGCTTGTCCGTCCATGGTGACCACCAAAAGGTTGGTAATGGTGTTGGCTGTGGACTGCAATAGCCCAAAATATTGAGCTTCTTCCCGGTTATAGGTAAAGATCGCTTTAGTGT is drawn from Flagellimonas sp. MMG031 and contains these coding sequences:
- a CDS encoding copper-translocating P-type ATPase: MEKHQHHDHSQMNHDKTDHSKMDHGPGGHSGHNPAHGQMGHDHHKMMIADFRKRFWATLVLTIPILFLSPMIQDFFGYEFLLPGNPYFLFGLSTIVYFYGGWPFLKGFWSEIKQGAPGMMTLISMAISVAYFYSTATVFGLKGQDFFWELSTLIAIMLLGHWIEMKSVLGASKALQLLVSMMPAEAHRVKGETIEDIPLEAVLKDDIILVKPGEKVPADGTIVEGSSYLNESMLTGESKPVKKEEKDKVIGGSVNGNSTLKVKVEHTGKDSYLNKVITMVEEAQKTKSKMQNLSDRAAKWLTYIALTIGFGTLAVWLALGFPFVYALERMVTVMVIACPHALGLAIPLVVAISTAVSAQNGLLIRNRTAFEESRKISALLFDKTGTLTKGDFGVTRIQSVDDNYSQDEVLRLASALEQSSEHPIAVGIIKRAQEKKVTIPNPLNFHAITGKGVEATVEDKPVKVVSPGFLRDNNIPIPKDAYSDAAETVVFVLIEEKLAGYIALADEIRSESQEAIQVFKKNDIKVLMATGDNEKTARAVSEKLGLDGYYAEVLPHQKVEIVEELQRKGEFVAMTGDGVNDAPALAKANVGIAVGSGTDVAAETADIILVNSNPKDIANLILFGKATYNKMIQNLIWATAYNVVAIPLAAGVLYSSGFVMGPAVGAVFMSLSTIIVAINAQLLKRKIGSNQIKG
- a CDS encoding DUF4138 domain-containing protein, with the translated sequence MKTLNVIIAVMLMAYGHTVSGQKVLDTIQANSQMNVALFFPSPIKQAITGNTKAIFTYNREEAQYFGLLQSTANTITNLLVVTMDGQAYEFKVAYRENVAQTHFFVDKAHSIGPVQPLPGKKGDSLASHTARFPLLRGLPSSDGNGALASVRRKGIRLLLKRLVYRNAQVFMVVEVRNRSGIDFEVGTLEALRINGSLKRRSSYQETRLEPHFIFERPKIIKTGTSQRFVLVLPKFVLFHKEHLRLILLESRGGRRLELNY